The Methanobacterium sp. BAmetb5 genome includes a region encoding these proteins:
- a CDS encoding histidinol phosphate phosphatase domain-containing protein gives MGKRIDLHTHSIFSDGELLPSEIARRACVLGHQAVAITDHVDASNLDCVGRVINAVLDIRDNWDIEIVPGAEITHAPAEIIPKLARKARELGAEIVVVHGETLVEPVIEGTNWSAVNCPDVDVLAHPGLITHEEARVALENDIALEISARRGHSLGNGHVVQVAQEVGANLVVDTDTHAPGDLINYQMAEKIALGAGLPADELKTVLRDNPVSILEGKGIL, from the coding sequence ATGGGAAAACGAATAGACCTGCACACTCACAGTATATTCAGTGATGGGGAACTCTTACCATCAGAAATAGCACGCCGAGCCTGTGTTTTAGGCCATCAGGCAGTGGCCATAACTGATCACGTGGATGCCAGCAACCTGGACTGTGTTGGTCGTGTGATTAACGCGGTTTTAGATATCCGGGATAACTGGGACATAGAGATCGTTCCGGGAGCAGAGATAACCCACGCCCCTGCAGAGATAATTCCCAAACTGGCCCGCAAAGCCCGGGAATTAGGGGCGGAGATCGTGGTGGTGCACGGTGAGACACTGGTGGAACCAGTTATTGAAGGCACTAACTGGAGTGCGGTTAACTGCCCCGATGTTGACGTCTTAGCACACCCTGGACTTATAACCCATGAAGAAGCACGTGTTGCCCTGGAAAATGATATTGCCCTTGAGATCAGCGCCCGAAGAGGTCACAGTCTGGGTAATGGTCATGTGGTGCAGGTGGCCCAGGAAGTGGGAGCTAATCTGGTGGTGGACACCGACACCCATGCACCGGGAGACCTTATAAATTACCAGATGGCTGAAAAAATAGCACTGGGTGCAGGTTTACCTGCAGATGAACTTAAAACAGTTTTAAGGGATAATCCCGTTAGTATATTAGAGGGAAAGGG